Within the Lycorma delicatula isolate Av1 chromosome 11, ASM4794821v1, whole genome shotgun sequence genome, the region gctgtaatattgaaaaattagcaatgaacagatgtcattaacgtagaaaaataaattacaataatttcagtataaaaaaagagttaattacaatataatcacattaaagtaagtaataatataaatagagttcattttggtaaataagcattcttgaaaatataaaattacaaagtcctaaaacataactgcacatcatgagtaatttgctttaggttaatttagagaagtattatgaatacagttcatgaatagaaaaggattaatctcggtgattaacaagttacaagattaaattatacagttaattaccataacaacaaattgaaataattaagcacgtaaagtaggttgcagctgaacaaggACACAACCTTATATAAGTCACCTGTTGtgactgcacttaagtgaataaatggggttttaaactaaacatgaaatacaaatttgaatttttgtatgatgaactgaatgttccacaaattttaatgataaaagaactgtttaacgtaataaataatgaaaattgaacttgcctgtagcatacaaatattagcaagagacgaactcgtgaatgaaggtaaatgaatacatacagtaatcctgggcgtagcctgcagtggtgtatcaggaatacaggggtgagacgtgttttagaggttgagcaggacgtggcGTCCCAAATATGTAGCAGCGAGTTTGGAGaaattctgcatcgatgaaatgtaatcagcagctcgagtagattcggcgtcgatagaattggcagcttgtagtgattgaaacattttccacagagacgtaatgtagaatttgaagaaaaacttaacgaagaaacgaggcaaaaacaaatcatagagatcggtgaaattACGAGACACTGCCGAGTAGAGCTAGAGAATATTTTGACAGAGAAATACTGCAACGTTTATGCGGGTATGAATgcgatgaaaaatattatcataaagttTGAGAGAgaatggccataggcgactgtaCAGGAggaatgttggatctactctgccgaaaagatggcgtgaaagaaaagagggggaaaccaaacctaggtagtggacaggagagagtgtgtgtaaaaaacaagagatgtgtgcatgtattagtatgggaacgaaTGAATAACGGGTGTGTGAAAAGTAGCCATAAATAATTCGAGAAATGAATACACACGGTCACTAAGGATGACAGAAGCAGACAGTCTGGCCGGCACCAGAAGTGTCAAACACGAGAACAAATAATCAAACAGGTACAAATGACAAGCCCAAAATACGAAACATAGTAAAATTTATCATGCCTGTAACAAACAACATGACCCaaccctagctttgaattcattggaaataacAGAACTTTATGCATGGCGTAAACAAtatgaatctttttatttatatatatatatagaatctttttatttatatataaaaataaaaagattgatttaaaaaatctatcacaAATACAAGTGACAACAAagtagatttttcatttaaaagattcttaatttttttagaggcTTTTACCTTcgcaagtaaaaaaaagtttttttttacattttggcggtatatattttcaaaaatatctttgtaaattttcaagcataaattatatttgctCAGTTATAACAACTTAAAGTAGTACAGAATTTCAGAGCACAGTGAGAGACCTGGCATCTCAAGTCGCTGCCCTATATTGTTTAAGGTTTGCAACTCTTACACTTTCCAAAACCTTTTTCTATTGCGAACAgaatatattacagaatatatacagaaaatgtaataggactatttaaataatttgagacataaatttcaaaatatttactttattttcaagtgtatttgtaaaaaattaaaaactaatacagaTTTTGAGGTTAATATTGATAACAGGCACAAATATCAGATTATATATTTCTTGTctggttttaatatttgaaaacattactaaaatggtTAGACATGTGATGTTAAGTAAACTTTAACACAAAATCAGAATGTGCTTTAGATTCAAGATCAgcgttatttgtgaaaatgtatttGAGAATCTGACTGAGAAAACCATGTTCAGGAAAAACACATGCAACTTAAGATTTTTACAACATGTCTCACTTGTGAACTTTACACACATTTCTATATAGCACTTTTTCTGAACTCGTGGAATTTCTCACCGCCTACAAATTATCATATTGGCATGGTTGCAAGATAAGATATTTTTGGTTCATAAATATCACCTGCATATTATAactagaataatatataaatctaattttttttttaatgtagtaatacaaattaaaaaattctattcaagTAGTTTGTAGCCTTGACCGGCCTCTGTGGCTTGgggtggtagtgtcttggcctttcatctggattCCTGGGTTTGAAACCCAATCAGGCGTAatatttttcacacgttacacaaaattgccatttcatctcatcctctgatgcaatacctaacaatggtcCTACAGGTTAAAATCACTATAagccaaaaaatagttttttttattccattctaatgtattttatttgttgatgtttACCTGTTCGATTTTTAATCGAAAAGGTAAACATTACATACAAAAGGTAAATCGATTTTTAATGCAAAACTGCtcgatttttaatttcagataatacttcaataattatCCCTTACACCACTGACTACCTACCATTATCACGTTTAGCGATACCTTGACTGATCAGTTTTCCTTACCTTTTTGTGTTGGTCAAAAaacttaatagtattatttttactcaataaatatatatatcaattagatataaaattaattgcacatttttattacttttttaatatatttttttttaaattgtcttcgAGGCGTACAAGGTAGAAACCTCCTTGCAAAgttgtaatatatacaaaaatgagataacgttaaattaaaaacattatataaatttggTTATACTTGTTTTAGTTTAtgcatattttacacttttttaaaggTCACGATTTTCTAATATGATATCATTAAGATGTCTTTTTACGATGTAACTctcgttaaaagattttttaaaaagattacaaacattaatttttttctttagtgtggatattaatgtgtttttttaaatcatagatgcgactaaaagacttttgacaaaatttacatacataatttctctctttggtgtgtaaattaatatgcaaccTTAAACTTGAACGATGattaaaaaccttttggcagaaattacaaacatattctctttcttttgtatgaatattcaaATGTGATTTCAAAGTAGAACTTTGATTAAaggacttctgacaaaagttacaaatgtaacttttttcttttgaatggatattaagatgtctctttaaatggtttttacaattaaatgatttttgacaaaagttacaaataaaattatcctccttagtatgaatatttaaatgtacttttaaagtataattttcattaaaagatttctgacaaaagttacaaacataatttttctcgtttttatgAGTCTTAAAATGTCTCTCTAAATCATATTTACGATTATATGACTTTTGACAGAGGTTACAAACATGATTTTTCTctttggtgtgtaaattaatatgaacctttaaattagaataacagttaaaaatcttttgacagaagttacaaacataatttttctccttagtatgaatatttaaatgcatttttaaatcagaactttgtttaaaagacttctgacaaaaattacaaacataatttttgtcatCTGAATCAATAATAAGATGTCTGATTAAACCGCTTCTGAAATTAaatgacttctgacaaaagtcgcaaatataatttttctccttagtatgaatatttaaatgtacttttaatgtAGAACTTAGATTAAATGACTTCAGACAaatgttacaaacataatttttctcttttgaatgaataataagatgtctctttaaaccgcttttgaaattaaatgacttttgacaaaagttacaaatataatttttcttggtaCTTCCCTTGATGATTTCTTCATCAATAGTaacctgtaaaaattaaaaataactaataattaaaagataattatgaattaatgtaatatatcaatTACAACATTAAGTGTTATATCTTGTAAAAAGCCACTAATAAACTATAAGCAACTAAATATACTATATTCATAATCAACATGGTTTTGAATATTAATCATCATTAAAATAAGGAACTTTACATCTCTTGTAGTATGTTTATACACTTGGCTGAAATTATTATCATATccttattttaagaaaaccagCAAAACTATTTAGCAAATTATAACagcacataaatatatttattagttctaTATCCATGTTGATCAGATTTACAAAcccacatatttttaaatatgtacattttccATACATATGTACATGTACATTTTCTGGtctaaaggtatccaaaactaATGGTTTATATTTAGtcattgtaatttcttaaatgtaCGCTCAAATGACAGgatatctccaagatttgttcAGTATTCTCTTTCAGCTGAATATGCATGTGCAGACATGCTGACTCCAATCCAATTATAATCAGTTAAGGTGTGGACCCcttaataaaaagtttagtaTGCGTTTTGGTCAGTGGCGTTTCACATGGTTACACATGTTCAACGCCTTGACGCAGTCTCCTACATCCAAGATTATTCATATTCCAAGGAACACAGATATGTTATCCGTGTTCCTTGGAATCAGTCCTTTTAACCTTGGAACGT harbors:
- the LOC142332230 gene encoding uncharacterized protein LOC142332230 isoform X1; translation: MVTSGIGTPRDLTVDMLTHDVYWVDVKLDNIQKVSFNGQNRQQKDLVQLKEEPLDVINDDIPKDPLAIEETNLVKSENLKVENDEESEISLNNEVSTPFNFNMKTNELQINDKHLHTVNTEEQIRFDPGHVTIDEEIIKGSTKKNYICNFCQKSFNFKSGLKRHLIIHSKEKNYVCNICLKSFNLSSTLKVHLNIHTKEKNYICDFCQKSFNFRSGLIRHLIIDSDDKNYVCNFCQKSFKQSSDLKMHLNIHTKEKNYVCNFCQKIFNCYSNLKVHINLHTKEKNHVCNLCQKSYNRKYDLERHFKTHKNEKNYVCNFCQKSFNENYTLKVHLNIHTKEDNFICNFCQKSFNCKNHLKRHLNIHSKEKSYICNFCQKSFNQSSTLKSHLNIHTKEREYVCNFCQKVFNHRSSLRLHINLHTKERNYVCKFCQKSFSRIYDLKKHINIHTKEKN